The following proteins are co-located in the Pochonia chlamydosporia 170 chromosome 6, whole genome shotgun sequence genome:
- a CDS encoding translocation protein (Sec66) (similar to Metarhizium robertsii ARSEF 23 XP_007823408.1): MFDIDWKGLALPFAYLMVLGGALMTFSTIYRKRKAAESANLAPWFGPNLQRNVYLSLLHMDPEEGNQKSPRVPESVLKAALLRRAVEDIDRLIQIKSAKQACSSLLLRGSVGDDLWQRFQRAEKEMEEELRDVVTEANALAPNWGPTIFQSAHEIAANTRLRASLDEIEAQKAAEKAWWEKRRGQIQSDFMKELDGSEKSSTKDGASEDDAVIVDTPSKGKKGRK, encoded by the exons atgTTCGATATCGACTGGAAGGGCCTCGCCCTTCCTTTTGCCTACCTGATGGTCCTCGGCGGCGCCCTCATGACTTTTTCAACCATTTATCGCAAGAGAAAGGCCG CCGAAAGTGCGAACCTCGCTCCCTGGTTCGGGCCCAATCTCCAACGCAACGTCTacctctccctcctccacaTGGACCCCGAAGAGGGCAACCAAAAATCCCCCCGCGTCCCCGAGAGCGTACTCAAAGCCGCGCTCTTACGGCGCGCCGTCGAGGACATCGACCGTCTGATCCAGATCAAGTCAGCGAAGCAGGCCTGCAGCTCACTCCTCTTGCGGGGCAGCGTAGGCGACGACTTGTGGCAGAGATTCCAGCGTGCCGAGAAGGAAATGGAAGAGGAGCTGCGTGATGTTGTCACCGAG GCAAATGCCCTCGCACCAAACTGGGGTCCCACAATCTTCCAATCCGCCCACGAAATCGCCGCCAACACCCGTCTCCGCGCATCCCTTGACGAGATAGAAGCCCAAAAAGCCGCCGAAAAGGCATGGTGGGAGAAGCGCCGCGGCCAGATCCAATCCGACTTCATGAAGGAATTAGACGGCTCGGAAAAGAGCTCGACCAAGGACGGCGCAAgtgaggatgatgctgtGATTGTGGATACACCTTCTAAGGGAAAGAAGGGCAGGAAATAA
- a CDS encoding beta-xylosidase (similar to Metarhizium acridum CQMa 102 XP_007810495.1): MMHREMVPSQQPQCETFIQRRLARNPDLAYKLHQMALPLSPLVQLTTGAVHPDFPRTVLQFWLLTDAQLEGLANFYHQKSPSPWSSQYPCPVVWRSDVPLEEKRRRMGKFIGLRGCDSPAWLKSEDEIATEARLASMVAQQEDTWRRKIHPW, translated from the coding sequence ATGATGCATCGCGAGATGGTCCCTTCCCAACAGCCTCAGTGTGAGACGTTTATTCAACGTCGGCTAGCACGTAACCCAGACTTGGCTTACAAGTTGCACCAAATGGCACTTCCACTTTCTCCTCTTGTTCAGCTCACCACCGGCGCTGTTCACCCTGATTTCCCTCGAACTGTGCTTCAATTCTGGCTCTTGACGGATGCCCAGCTAGAAGGACTGGCCAACTTCTACCACCAAAAGTCACCGTCACCATGGTCATCTCAATACCCGTGCCCCGTTGTCTGGCGATCTGATGTCCCTCTCGAGGAGAAGCGCCGTAGAATGGGCAAGTTTATCGGGTTGAGAGGCTGCGATTCACCGGCCTGGCTCAAATCAGAAGACGAGATAGCTACTGAAGCTCGACTAGCCAGCATGGTCGCCCAACAAGAAGACacttggagaagaaagatTCACCCGTGGTGA
- a CDS encoding origin recognition complex subunit (similar to Verticillium alfalfae VaMs.102 XP_003005039.1), with amino-acid sequence MDQEDETRHTFAQEDHQVAYIFDPDQDGESRQDQRAPKRRRVTKSATKRGGKAQDDTLFVPLLNGAEKAEFVRLRQTRFEEAWGMIDQRIQGILRDSNSATLDQVSTFVNDAASTCIDQIPSVFVVTGPNIASQDLLFEQLSESLGQQSTSRFVRLKSSEAVTLKAALKKTIRDAMATVVDGDDEDLQVEGTQDGRRYLDYDLEALEAFIKPLNCEHVFVAFQDSEGFDSSLLSDLITLFHSWRPRIPFTLLFGIATSVELLQARLLKSACRLIYGAQFDAAQAGNILETVFKGAVAAADVPVRLGAPLLRSMLDRQHEQVAGIQSFISSLKYAYMCHFYANPLSILCSGEDEEAPQLEHLEASRNLPSFRHTVEREVEKSTHESLEHAKALLENNEYLVNQIRSGHRNRQTWASRFLRSLLILQAAGAQRTSFSRAYVDGMVGGAPMSPEGSNLVQCIRMMKPEELPGLLAAVIAIFRDGDGTLHLDPSTEEKDEQLQRTLETQLEELEQLKAKADEEGTSLRSKYSGHSKIMRTTVIAQKVQLSQDSAALRDQDKRLTEIVDEVTAALSTHYPDTNPNHVLFAECWLYDSRSPSREVFVPRPRAAFERSLGRPHDYLNCSCCEPDSQGLQATLPATSILYQLYLETGNLINVADLWSAFYALVSQTEEDERKALVMFYRGLAELRALGFVKGSKKKVDHIAKVKWL; translated from the exons ATGgaccaagaagacgagaCCCGACATACATTTGCCCAAGAAGATCACCAG GTGGCTTACATCTTTGAcccagaccaagatggcgAGTCTCGTCAGGATCAAAGAGCTCCCAAGAGGCGACGAGTAACCAAGAGCGCCACAAAAAGGGGTGGGAAGGCGCAAGATGACACTCTTTTTGTGCCGCTACTGAATGGCGCTGAGAAGGCAGAGTTCGTGAGGTTGAGGCAAACCAGGTTTGAGGAGGCGTGGGGGATGATTGATCAAAGGATTCAG GGCATTCTGAGAGACTCCAACTCAGCGACCTTGGACCAGGTATCTACATTTGTGAATGATGCCGCATCAACGTG CATCGACCAGATACCCTCGGTGTTTGTCGTCACAGGACCGAACATCGCTTCGCAGGACTTGTTGTTTGAACAGTTGTCTGAGTCACTGGGCCAGCAGTCCACGAGCCGATTTGTGCGATTGAAGTCTTCTGAGGCGGTGACGCTCAAAGCTGCGCTGAAGAAGACGATTAGGGATGCCATGGCGACTGTAGtagatggcgatgatgaagactTGCAGGTTGAAGGGACGCAGGAT GGCCGACGATATCTTGACTACGACCTGGAGGCTTTAGAAGCTTTCATCAAGCCGCTCAACTGTGAACATGTTTTTGTCGCTTTCCAGGATAGCGAGGGCTTCGATAGCAGCCTCCTATCCGACCTGATTACTCTTTTCCA CTCTTGGCGGCCCCGGATTCCATTTACTTTGCTTTTTGGCATCGCCACCTCGGTAGAGCTCCTGCAGGCACGGCTCCTGAAGTCTGCTTGTCGCCTGATATACGGAGCGCAATTTGATGCCGCTCAGGCAGGCAATATTCTGGAGACGGTATTCAAAGgcgctgttgctgctgcggatgTTCCAGTGCGATTGGGCGCTCCTCTTCTCAGGAGCATGTTGGATCGACAGCATGAGCAAGTAGCTGGTATCCAGTCGTTTATCAGCTCACTGAAG TACGCATATATGTGTCACTTTTATGCAAACCCACTTAGCATCCTTTGCTCtggtgaagacgaggaagccCCCCAGCTGGAACACTTGGAGGCATCTCGAAATTTACCTTCCTTTCGTCACACAGTCGAACGGGAAGTAGAAAAGAGCACACATGAGTCACTTGAGCATGCCAAGGCCTTGCTTGAAAATAACGAATATCTCGTCAATCAAATTAGAAGCGGTCACAGAAACAGACAAACCTGGGCATCAAGATTCCTCCGGTCCCTTCTGATACTGCAGGCGGCTGGAGCGCAACGGACCTCATTTTCAAGAGCATACGTTGACGGCATGGTGGGCGGTGCACCTATGTCGCCAGAAGGCTCGAATCTAGTGCAGTGTATACGCATGATGAAGCCCGAGGAACTACCTGGACTGCTTGCTGCCGTGATTGCAATTTTCAGGGACGGAGATGGAACGCTGCACTTGGATCCATCTACGGAAGAGAAGGATGAACAGCTGCAAAGGACACTTGAAACCCAActcgaggagctggagcagctcaaagccaaggcagacGAGGAGGGAACTTCACTACGAAGCAAATACAGCGGACACAGCAAAATCATGCGCACCACCGTCATTGCACAAAAAGTCCAGCTTAGCCAAGACTCAGCAGCGCTTCGCGACCAAGACAAGCGACTGACAGAAATCGTGGATGAGGTCACGGCTGCACTTTCTACGCACTATCCAGACACGAACCCCAATCATGTCCTCTTTGCAGAGTGCTGGCTCTACGATTCTAGGTCCCCTTCTCGAGAAGTATTTGTTCCTCGACCACGGGCAGCATTCGAGCGCAGTCTTGGCCGTCCCCACGACTATCTGAACTGCTCGTGCTGCGAACCCGATAGCCAGGGTCTGCAGGCCACTCTCCCGGCTACATCGATTCTGTACCAACTCTATCTTGAAACCGGTAATCTCATCAACGTCGCGGACCTGTGGTCTGCATTTTACGCATTAGTAAGTCAGACGGAGGAGGACGAGCGCAAAGCACTCGTCATGTTTTATCGGGGCCTCGCAGAGCTACGAGCTCTTGGATTTGTGAAAGGCAGCAAGAAAAAGGTCGATCATATCGCCAAGGTCAAGTGGCTCTAG